Within the Methanomassiliicoccales archaeon genome, the region GAGCACCGACCAGGAACATCTTGTTCTCGTACTGCACGATGTCCCCGAAGCGGTACGCCGGCAGGCGAACCAGGAAGGTCACCCGGTACATGTCCTTGCCCTGCTTCTGGGTGACCAGCTTGGCCGTCTCCTTGACCTCGGCCGCGTACTGGTCGGCGAGCTCGCGGGCTATGTGGCGGCCGACCACGGATGAGGATAGGATGACGTCTATCCCGCCCTCCTTGGTGGTGAGCCTGTTCACCTTAGAGATGAAGAGCTCGCGGTTGTCCTTGGTGTGCTCCTCCATCATCTTGTATATGCGCTCCAGTATCTCCTCGCGGAGGTCCTCGGGCATCTTGCGGTCGCGGGTGCGCACCTGTAGCGTCCCCTCGTAGTAATTGCCCATCATCTTGTTGCATCTTGGGCAGGAGGTGTTCTTGAAGCGGACGATGGTGCTGCGAGCCTCGTTGACCTCCAGTCCTTCCACGGTCAGCCCGAAGGTCATCCCCACGTCGTAGTTGGCCTCGTCGATCTTCTCGGCGTGCACGCTGACGTTCTGCACCTTCGTTTCCTTGTTCACCTGGGCGGCGACCTCGGTTGCTTTTTCGGCAGCCTCCTCCCGCCTCTCGATGTCGAGCCATTTGCCGTTGATTAGGTAGTCGTCGCAGTGGCCGCACTGGAAAAGATCCACGTGGTCCGGCAGGGCGGTGTAGACCTTGCCCTCCAAGAAGCATTTCTCGCACAGAGATTTGTAGGTCGGGCCATCGGCCCCGCATTTGACGCAGAAGGACATGTCAGTACCTTACCATCTGGGCGTGGGGCACGCCCTCAATCGATATTACGCAATCCATATCAATAAACCCATGCTCGGCGGCGATGCGGCAGACCTCCTGGCCCACCAAGTTGGCCATGGTGGCGGCCGAGAGCCGGTTCAGGAGCATAGCCTCGTCGCCCCCGTCCCCGCCGTAGAACTCCTCGCTGACCTCCAGGCGCAGCTGGCCTTCCTTGAGCTTCTTGCCTAGGAGGACCTCGTCGCAGGCGGCGATGAGTATGTCGCTGCCGCGCCTGTGCACCTTCACCCGGATCTTGGTCATCGCAGGGGAGTCATGGGCCGGCATGATAAACCTTTGCTCAGTCGCTGGTGATGAGCTTGTAGTGTCCGGCCTGCACCTCAAAGATGTCCCCGGCCTGCTTCAGCTTCCGCAGCACTTCCTTGAGCTCCACCTCGGACAGGTTGCGCTCGCTCGCCTTCTGTATCAGGGTCAGCTCGGATATGCCGGAGCGGGGGTCGGAGTTGTCGTGTATGAGCTGCCGCACCAGGGCGATGCGGTTCCTCTCGTTGCGCGTGGTCCCGGTCATCAGCTTGTCCACATCGATGGTGCCCTCGTCCGAGGCCATCTTCTTCAGGTAGTGCTCCACGATCTTTATGGCGCGGTCCGCGTCCTCTTTGGCGACGATCTGAGAGAGGCGTATGCGCGCGGACGCCTCGGACAAACGGATGAAGGCCTCCAGTTGCCTGGCGGTGATGGGGACCGACGACCCCTGCTTCTCCCCCAGCTTGCGTATGGAGAGGTATTTGTCGATTATCAGCTGCCTGGCTTCGTCGCTCAGCACCGGGGTGTACCGTTTGGCGTGCGCCACGTACTTGCGCATGAACTCCCGGTCGAAAATGGGCTTGAGGACGTCGGTCTCCTCCATGATGCGATTGTAATCGATGCCTTTGATCGTTTCCGGGTTCGGTACGTTGCGCAGCTCGCCGCGCACGTGCCCTTTCAGGATATGCTCGGCGATCTTCTGGTCCCGGGCGGCGTTGGGCTTGTCCGTCAGAGCGAATATCAGGTCGAAACGGGAGAGCAGCGCGGGGGGCATGTTGATCTGCGACGCTAACGGCTCCGTGTCGTCGAAGCGCCCGAACTTGGGGTTGGCCGCGCCCAGCATGGAACAGCGGCACTGTAGGGAGGCGGTGATGCCGGCCTTGGCCACGCTGACCCGCTGGGACTCCATGGCCTCGTGCATGGAGGAGCGGTCCTGCTCGGTCATCTTATCTAGCTCGTCGATGGCCGCTAGCCCTTTGTCGGCAAGCACCAGCGCCCCGGCCTCGAGGGTCCAGCGCCCGTCGCCGAACTCGTCCTTCACCGCGGCGGCGGTGTTGTGCACCAGAAATCCGTTGCCGATGAAGCTGTGAGCCCCTTCGACCGTAAGATCGTACACGTGCGGCGGCAGGTCCTCGTGCAGTTCCTTGACCCCTTTCACCTTGCTCGCGCGAACGTCCCCGGAACCAGAGCCAGATGGGGCCATGAGCAGCTTGTCGTCCGCTCTAATGTCGGACGCCCGCACCCACTTCGATTCCGCCTCGGACATGCCTCTTAGCATGGTCTCAGGGGTGACGACGATGCGCTCACCAGACGCCACTTCGAGTTCCACAAGAAATGAAGGGGTTCGCAATCGGAACAGCGCCGAGACCGGTCGGACGTCTGTATGACGGTCGTCCTTGACCGACAGCGCTCCGTTGATCCTCGCCTCCTGCCTCCATACCCCGGGCTCGATCTCCCGGGGCGCCTTCATGCGGGACTCCACGAACTCGCCTATAGGCTGCTTCTTCCCGTTCACCTCGATGAGGGTGTCCGGGGCGACGCACAGACCGGCCGCGGAGGAGCTCTTGCCGGAGGCGTAGATGCCGCGGGGAGCCATCTCCGACATGTAGCGCAGGATCTGGCTGTTGTGGGAGATGATCCCGTTGGCCACGAAGATGTGGGTCGTATCGACCTCGATGTCGTAGACGAAGCGCTCCTCGGCCTTGACCTCCTCCTTCTTGACCACCTGGTCCCAGCCGATGCCCCGGTTGTAGCCGCAATGGTTGCCTTCCGGCACCTCATCGATGGCCACGGCAATGCAGTTGCCCTCGATTATCTTGCTGGCCGCGCGCTGCGCCAGGAAATAGGCGTTCTGCACGAACAGCGGGTGCGTCGACGTCATCGTCAGCGTGCGCCCGGACTCGGTGGTGAACTTGAGAAGACGGCGCGGCGAGTCGCGCCTCCAGACGCGCATCGCCCTTCCTTTTTCCAGGTAGCCCCGGTGGGTGAAGGTCATGACCTCGAAGTCGGCGTCGGCGTACTCGCCGTCGTCCACCTCCTTGACCTCGCCCTTGGACATCCAGCCGTCCACCAGCTCTTTTATGTTGGCCTCGGAGCTGTCGCCCATGAGCACCCGGGCATCGCCGGTCACGCACTTGGCCACCCCGGGATCGCCGACCAGCAGGATGTGTATGTCCCCCCTGATCTTGGTGCCGTCCTCCAGGTGCTTGGCCGTGCCGCCGAACAGCTGCAGGGCGATGGCCTCCTTGACCTCGTCGTAACCATGGATGGCTGGGGCGATGGAGCCGACGATCTTGCGGAAGACCTCCGGGTCGCTGGCCTCCTTCTTTATCCGCTCCTCGTCCTCCTCGGAGATCTGCACCTCCTCGTACTCGTGCTGCTCGAACTCCATGGAGAGCACGTCCAGGTCGATGTCGAAGAGCGTGGACTTGATCTGCTTGTCCTTTTGACGGCTGCGCAGGACGCCGTTGAGCACCACCCGGTCGCCCGGCGCGATTATCCCTGCCAGGTCGTCCTCGAGGTAGGCCGTCAGCCGTTCAGGCTGGGCCCCGCCGCGCAGCCCTTCCGGGGACTCCTGCATCTCCACCTTCTGCGTGTCGACGTAGATGGATTCCTCGGCCTGCAGCACGAACTTGGTGCTTCCGGCGGTCCGCCCGCAGCCCTCCTGTTCCTTGTAGCATTCCATGGGCTCACGGAAGAACAGGCCGTCCTGCGGTTCCACGATCCGGGCGGGGCAGCGCATGCACTTGAAGACGCCCAATATCAGGCGCGGTCGCACCTCCGTGGCCTTGCGCACCAGTCCCTCCACGGACAGTAATTTGCCGAGATGCTCGCTGCGCAGATGGCGGATCTCGATGCGGCTGTCGCGCGGCAGGTCCTTGATGCGCAGGTGGATGTCTATACTGGCCTTGCTGGGGCTCATCAGGCGCTTGACCACCCCCTCCCCTTTCTCGAGGGAGCGGTCTGGGTGGAGCAGGATGAAGGAGGCGAAGTCCGGGTCGAAGCGGTCGATGTCCGAATAAGTGACGGTCAAGCTCCTCAGCCCAGGATACCTGTCGGTGAGCTCGAGCAGCTTGAGGCGGTTCTCCTCTGCCTCTAGGAACTCTTCCCAACGCGCGACCAGGTCCTCATCAGTGTAGTCGATAGGCAAAACCATCACTCCGTGGTTCGAAGGCGTTTCGTTCGTTAGCGTAACGCTAGGGAACTAAGGGTATCCCGT harbors:
- a CDS encoding NMD3-related protein; its protein translation is MSFCVKCGADGPTYKSLCEKCFLEGKVYTALPDHVDLFQCGHCDDYLINGKWLDIERREEAAEKATEVAAQVNKETKVQNVSVHAEKIDEANYDVGMTFGLTVEGLEVNEARSTIVRFKNTSCPRCNKMMGNYYEGTLQVRTRDRKMPEDLREEILERIYKMMEEHTKDNRELFISKVNRLTTKEGGIDVILSSSVVGRHIARELADQYAAEVKETAKLVTQKQGKDMYRVTFLVRLPAYRFGDIVQYENKMFLVGALRSSSTKLTNLKTAQSVTVSNSDMISAKVVGRKEDLLEAVIVNETDREVQVMHPTNFKTFDLKKPPKFERKGDTVKVFQYEEEYYLLPLQG
- a CDS encoding DUF424 family protein: MTKIRVKVHRRGSDILIAACDEVLLGKKLKEGQLRLEVSEEFYGGDGGDEAMLLNRLSAATMANLVGQEVCRIAAEHGFIDMDCVISIEGVPHAQMVRY
- a CDS encoding ATP-binding protein; the protein is MPIDYTDEDLVARWEEFLEAEENRLKLLELTDRYPGLRSLTVTYSDIDRFDPDFASFILLHPDRSLEKGEGVVKRLMSPSKASIDIHLRIKDLPRDSRIEIRHLRSEHLGKLLSVEGLVRKATEVRPRLILGVFKCMRCPARIVEPQDGLFFREPMECYKEQEGCGRTAGSTKFVLQAEESIYVDTQKVEMQESPEGLRGGAQPERLTAYLEDDLAGIIAPGDRVVLNGVLRSRQKDKQIKSTLFDIDLDVLSMEFEQHEYEEVQISEEDEERIKKEASDPEVFRKIVGSIAPAIHGYDEVKEAIALQLFGGTAKHLEDGTKIRGDIHILLVGDPGVAKCVTGDARVLMGDSSEANIKELVDGWMSKGEVKEVDDGEYADADFEVMTFTHRGYLEKGRAMRVWRRDSPRRLLKFTTESGRTLTMTSTHPLFVQNAYFLAQRAASKIIEGNCIAVAIDEVPEGNHCGYNRGIGWDQVVKKEEVKAEERFVYDIEVDTTHIFVANGIISHNSQILRYMSEMAPRGIYASGKSSSAAGLCVAPDTLIEVNGKKQPIGEFVESRMKAPREIEPGVWRQEARINGALSVKDDRHTDVRPVSALFRLRTPSFLVELEVASGERIVVTPETMLRGMSEAESKWVRASDIRADDKLLMAPSGSGSGDVRASKVKGVKELHEDLPPHVYDLTVEGAHSFIGNGFLVHNTAAAVKDEFGDGRWTLEAGALVLADKGLAAIDELDKMTEQDRSSMHEAMESQRVSVAKAGITASLQCRCSMLGAANPKFGRFDDTEPLASQINMPPALLSRFDLIFALTDKPNAARDQKIAEHILKGHVRGELRNVPNPETIKGIDYNRIMEETDVLKPIFDREFMRKYVAHAKRYTPVLSDEARQLIIDKYLSIRKLGEKQGSSVPITARQLEAFIRLSEASARIRLSQIVAKEDADRAIKIVEHYLKKMASDEGTIDVDKLMTGTTRNERNRIALVRQLIHDNSDPRSGISELTLIQKASERNLSEVELKEVLRKLKQAGDIFEVQAGHYKLITSD